The Nitrospira sp. genome segment TCATGGACAACATTGATGATGAGGGTTTACGGCGCCGAACATTCGCGTTCACTTGTATGTTTGATGAGTTGGGTGCGATGGACAAAGCTGGCCAGCTACCAGCGCCCATCATCCGAAACATTCTCGATGCACTTTCTCTCTCCCCGCGTGAGAGCTGGACGTCGACTCCGACTGGCTACTTAGCGAAAGATTGGTCACCATGGCGCTTTCGGCGGCGACTCTCGCTTATCAGCAGGCCGATAATCCGGTTATCGAATGATGGCAATCCACGTTACCTAATAGCGCCAGGTATAGTCCGCGATGGCGCGGCCAAAGTAATTCAGTACTGTCTCAAGGGCGATTACGACGCCAAAGATTTTCCCCGCGGAAGGATGAGGTCGTGGATAGGAGCTGCAGAGAATAGGCGTGGGCATGAATTCAATGAGCAAGTATCCAACGCTCTGCGCGAACTGGACTGGAACACGAAGCCAAATGTAAAGCTCACTGAAATTCTGAACGTTAAGCTCGACCACGATTATGGTGACATAGATGTTCTGGCGTGGCGGGGCAAACGTATTCTTGCGATTGAATGCAAGGATTTGGAGCTAGCCATGACCGTCGGAGACATTGCTCGTCAGGTTCACGAATTTCGTGGCGAAGATGGTTTGAATGGCAAGCCTGACAGGCTTAAGAGGCACCTGACACGTATTGCAATTTTGAAGAGCCGAATGGATGTGGTTCGAAGATACACGCGAAGTCCAGATGCCTCCGAAATCGAAGCCTGTCTAGTGTTTAGCGATATTGTACCTATGAGCTTCTCCGAACTGGCTGAACAGCGAGCTGTACGAATTTCAGTCTTTGAGAGCCTAGCGAACCTCTAGAAGTGGCTTAAACTCTGAATCCGCGTAACCTTCAAACTCGAACTAGCCAATCCGAAGTCGCATTCGGTGAGGCGCTCATGCTCCTCCTGAGGGGGGTCGAACACTGAAGGTGCTTATCCGCCGGCGATAATGAAGAGAGGCTGCGCCTGGTGAGCCGGCGGTACACACGAAGTGCGGTTTGGCGGAGAGGGTGGGATTCGAACCCACGGTCGAGTTACCCCGACAGCAGTTTTCGAGACTGCCCGATTCGGCCGCTCTCGCACCTCTCCGTTATAGCAGATCGTCGGCTGGCTTGAGTATCGAGCAGGTGAGGAGAACATGCTCGATGAGCGTGCGAGCTTACCTTGGCTGGTACGGTTTTGCAATGGCTCGAATTGCGCCGTCTAAAATCTTACCGAGCGACCGATCGTTGCGGCGGGCAAGCGGTACAAGCGCCTGGAGTCGGCGACCATCTTGATCGGGAAAGTCTTGCAGGTCGCAGAGCAGACCTTCGGGCGCCTGCATGCGCCAGAGTTGTTGCCCCTGGTCTATGCGGGAGTCCCGGTTGTCGATGGTGAAAAGCAGTCACCCGAGCTTATCCAACTTGAGGTCGCGTTTGATTTCATTTCCGCACCGATTGACATGACCTCAGTAACGGCTGACAAGTGCAAGGCGCATAAGTCACGTCGTTGCAGTCAGAGGTGTTCCTTCCCTCGATGGTTTGTACAAATAGTTTCGCTCAGGCCATGCTCCCTCACTGATAGACAGGCCTCGATGGGAACAGGTCCGTCAGGGCTCCCATGTGTGCCTTCTCCGCGCTGTCCCGTTACTTCAGATAATACCCATACCGTTCGATGATCGCCTTGGCCTGAGGACCACTCATGAACTCCATGAGCGCTTTTGCCGCAGAGTTATCCTTTCCCTTGGTCAGCAAGATCGCATCCTGCTTGATTGGTTCGTGCAGGTTGGTTGGAACATCCCAGCGACTTCCCTTCCCCTTGAACTTCGGGTCCATGACCTGGGATAAGGCCACAAAGCCCAGTTCGGCATTTCCGGACTCGATAAATCTCATAGTCTGGCCAAGATTCTCCCCCACGATGATGACGTTCCCGGGCTGTAACTTCTCCCAGATCCTCAACGCCTGCAATGCCTGCATCGCCGCGAGGCCGTAAGGAGCGGTCTTGGGGTTCGCAATGGCCAGGCGTGTGAAATTTTTGGAGGATAATGTCTCTTCTCCCTTCACCAGGTCGGCATTCGGGCTCCAGAGCGCGATACGACCGAGGGCATAGGTGAAGCGGGAATCCTCGACTCCAAACCCTCCTTCTTCCAAGCGCTTGGGGCGCTTATTATCGGCAGAGAAAAACACATCGAACGGCGCCCCGTTCTTGATTTGCGAATACAAATTGCCGGAGGAACCGGCAGCAATCTCAACGTGATGTCCCGTCGATTGTTCAAACTCCGTCGCCACCTCGTGGAACGGTGGAACAAAATTCGCCGCCACCGCGACCAGAACCTGCTCGGCGAATGCCGGTATCACGGCCGTACTCGCGAGAACAAACAAATACCATGTGAGAAACCTCTGTTTCATGGTCATTCCTTTCTAGATTCTGACTCGTATTGCAGCGAAAAAATAATCGCTGTCTTTGTTCCCTCCGGTCGGCATTTGGGCAATGATGATGGGGCTGTCAAAATAAGACCCCTTGAACCAATGCGCGTATCCAAAGTCGAAATCCAGGTTAGAACTGATTATCCATTGCGCGCGAAGCTCCACGTCTTGTCCGAGTGAAGTGCCGGATTGCCCAGTGGGGTCTCGTAAACCGGATTGGCCGAAGAAATCCTTGCTTTGCGCCAGAAACCAGACGCGATGCTTGACTTCCAAAAACCAGTTTGGTGTGGGCGTGAGGATCACCCGCCACCCCGGTGATTGGAGGTTTGTTCTATAAAAGGGACCCCAGATTCCGGTGCGCATATATTCAAAGTTCCGTGAGCCGAACAGCGTATCGAACGATCCATTCTGGCTGTCGCCTGGTTGGCGATCGCCGCTGGCATAGTCATAGTGAAACAGCAATCTCGGCGTCCAAGGGAAGTCGAATGTATACCCGATGTCGAGGTGGTTCAAAAAAGCAAAATGATTGGTCACTCCCAATGTTCCGACCTGCCAGGTGGTCTCAATTTCATAATCTGGCTCACCGGGCTTGGGATCCTTATACAGGCGCCCTCCGAATGTCGAATAGGTGCGATGGTTGGCCACATTCGCCACGCGCCTATCGTTCAGTCCCAAGTAGTAGGCGTCCATCCGGAACCAGGGGAAATGGTGACCTTCAAAATAAGTTCCCCAAAAGAGCGAATTGCTGTTTTGGTGGTCGAGCTGTTCAGTGTTTCGGATGACCGGTTCCACGACGAATGCCCTGAGCCGCCAGAGCTGCTCCTGACCGATTTGCCAATGGAAGCCGTCAAACGAGTTTGTGGTATTCCGAAAATTGTTCCGCGAGATCAGTCGACGACGGCCGAAATCGCTGGTCCAGCGGCCGAAGTGGAAATCGGTCCGTAACCCGGTCCCCAAGACATTATCCAATTTCAATGCCCCGAACAACTGTAGAGCGTCGAATTCATTCACCGTGGTAGTGTCCCGGAAATTTCCGGGCTCTCCACTAATAAGAAAGGAACGTGAATCCTGACCCTCGAAAAGAAATCGCACTGGCCCGTTTCCGCCCAATCCAAAACGAACTCGAGACCGCAGTGGAATTTGCGCATCCGTCGCTCCGTTCCCGGGGACCTGGATTACTCGCCAGGGGTGACTGACCGACTCAAATCGTGTCCGTTGCTCGAGTCCCAGATCGATCCAGTCGGGGAGGTGTAGCCCGGTTTTGAGGTATCGTCTCCAATCAACTTCTCGACGCACATTGAGAATGGCGTCGGCCGGCTCGATCCAATTTTTCCCTGTTTGTGAAGAAACCGTAAAATATTTCTCAGTTGTGATCCATCCGGTATCGCGCATGAACTTGAACACGGGATCTTCCGTGTTTTTGAATACCCAGGTCCCGTCTTTCTTCTGTATCACGTCACCATGTTCGACAGCCTTCGCCCTTTCTGGTCCTATAAGAAGAGGCACAGTCAGCAAGACACACCAAAAAATCCTCCTCGACATTGATTCTCCTCTTGTTCTGATTCAAGCAGAGCGAGGCAGTTCCAAGTTCCGAGTGCAACGTGTGAATTATGGTGCACGTGCGCAGAGACTTTCAGCATATAGCAAAGTTACGGTATTTGCGGGGGCGCGTGTTCAACCGATAGGCGATGGCGGTCAACTCCCGTTCAGCGGAAGCCAGACAGGCGGGTGCCCTTCGGCAAATACTGACGGAGCGGGGTTGGGTGCATGATGTGGTAAAGTGAAACCGGCCAGATGAAGGGAAGTGGAATATGGTTTATTGGCCTGGGATGAGATGCACAGAGCCGATATTGAAGGCAGCCCACACCTCGCTGCAGATGGTCAGCTCACTCAGTGCGGGCTGCGTGATGAGAGCGGTGAAAAACCTACAGCAGGTGCCTCCCGCGATGCGGGAAGAACAGCATTACTTTCCGACCATCACCTCAGTGGCCTTGATGGCGACGGTCACAGAGTCGTTGACCTTCAAGCCCATGCTCTTGACGGACCCTTCAGTGATGGCAGCGACAAACTCGAGTGTGCCGACCTTGACGGTCACTTCGGCCATCGCTTGTCCTTCTGTGATTCGTGTAACGGTTCCCTGAAATTGATTGCGTGCGCTGAGCTTCATCGTCCGTCCTCCTTATGTAGATAAACAATCCTCATGACTTCTAATCGTAGCGTAACATTGTCCGATGAGAAAAGGATGTAGGTTCGATAAGAATTTGTCGCTAGTCTGTATGGACCACTCGGTTTCATCTGACAAGCACGATTCATTCAGTGCGAGGTCGATCAAATTGAGGAATTGTTCTTTCACGATCATGATTTAGGAGAGAGGCGCCCCGAGTCGCGCTTCTTCCACGTACCCTCGATACAATACTTATACACAGAGGCATAATAACGGGCGTGTTAGCGCGGCGCACTCCTTACCGCCAGGATTCCTCCGTCGGCACGGGCTGCCTGCTACCGATGGTCCGAGGGGATCTGAATGCTGATGGCCCCGGCCAGTTCTCCTACTTGTGCGCCTTCTCGCGGGTAGCCGGAAATGTCAAGGATTCCTTTGGGCTTCCCGTGGCAGACAAGACAATCCTCCGTATAATAGATGGGCATCAGGGTTCTGAGTAGCCGCCCACCATCGACCCACTCCACAATCGGAGCGCTTGAGGCCGGTTCGTCGGCAAGGCGTTTCAGCGCTGTTTCTTCATACGCATCCGGAGCATTTTTCAAATTCCTCGGATCCAGAGCGGTCTGTTTGATCGTCACCTTCGATCGCTTCGAGAATTTCCGCGCGGCCTGACTGCCGAACGAGGCCGGGATAAAATTCTTGTATCCGATCCCACGTTGATTGATCACCAGTTGGGCGTCCGCCACCACCTCTTTGCTCGCGAGGAGCAGCATGCTCAGCAGATCTATGGTCGGAGAAGGCAACGAGGAAGGAGGATGTTTCAGATCAATGTGTGTCTGCTGGAGAAACTCATCGAGCACCAACTGTTGAAAAACCTCAGGAGTGAATCTTTTATCGCCTTTTCGAGGATCGTTGATCAATGGTTGATTCCGCTCGACGATGACACGCCCTGCGTTGAGGAACGTCGCCAGGAGCTCTGCAGCCTGTTCAGCTTCCTTGTGAGAAGCTTGTGCCGAGCCGATCGAAGGCCATAACAAGATCAAGGCCAACGCGAGAAGTAAGAATGCTTTCGAAGGGACGATCATCACCAACTCCGTTTCCTCATAGTCCTTCAGCCGGTTGGCACTGCCCTTGATCATAATGCTGAGGAATTTGCGTGACTTCAAGTGGCAGCCCCTCTGTTGCCGCCCGTCGAGTAGGCGCGTATTCCTCTTCCACCCATTTCCTACGCATCTGCCTCAGCCGACCTGATTCTTCCAGATGAAACAGCAAGTTGTTCAAGAACCATTGTAACCGCCTGTGGTCGTCGCTTGTCACGATGGAGAGATCCTCATGAGTCAGAATCAAGGGGCTGCCGTCGTTTTGTCTCAGGAGCCGCCAATCTTGCCAGACCCGTTTTGTCACATACTCCAGGATGGAATGGTTGGTCAGGATGACATCGATATTCAGGTCCTTCGTTTCCACCGAAGCGGGAAGTGAATCGCAGATGACCATGTGGATGCGCTTGAGATTGGCTTCGGCATACAGATGAGACGATCGGCCTTTCTGAACGGCGACGGTCAATCCGGCAAAGCCTTCCTGGACGGCAGCGAGCGTATTCAATTTTCCGTTCTGCTTGCGAAATTGAGCCCATACACGTTCGACGACTTCGGGCTTCTGGATGATGGCTGCGATACCGTCTTCATGAAAATAAGGAGATGAAAACCACAGGCCCGGCGGATATGCGCCGGGAACGGTTCCGCTGACGGACGAGATGAACAAATCCAGCTGTCCTTCAGTCATTTTGATGAACAGATCGCGAAATCGAGTGAGGTACAGGACTGGAACGATGGGGGTTGCTCCGCCGCAGTACGCCGTCAGCGCGTCGCCGATTTCTCGGATCAGTTCGACATCCAGGCCTGTGACGCGAATGCCTTCGTCCGTATACACGGCAGGAAAGACGAACGGGCGAAACGGCTCGACGGAAATACCGACACGTAACTGCGCACGCGAGCAGATCGATGACAATGCCTCGCGCGTCAGCGGGTGTATGAGCTCAACGGCATCATACAGAAGACCGCATCCTTGCAGGATAACGATCAGCATCATTAGGACGAGCGAAAGGCGGAGCCGTTTTATGATGCAAAAGCTCACGATCCATGCCATTCCATGGTCTCAATATGGCGCGCGGTCGGCAATCATCGCCCTAATATCGAACGCCGATGGTGAAGAACCATTGTTGTGACCAACCGTAGATGCCTTCGAACTCAACCTGGAATTGAGAGTACTGAAGTCCCATGTCGACGGAAAACCCCTGGGCTACAGGAAATCGTACACCGATCTGTCCTCCGTACAGGAAGCCTGGTGTAAGGCCCGCCGACAGGGTTCCACCCAGCATCGGTCCAACATAAGGGACCGCCCGGTGCTCCAGCGGTCCGAAAAGGGCATGCCGCAGGAGGCGATTGATCGGTTTGCTCTTGGGGAAATCCAATATGTCGATGAAATTATTCCAGCGCGGGTTTGCAAACAACGAATGTTGGTTGGTGCTGAAAGTCGGCGTATGGTGGCTGTAATATTGATAGATCCCTCGCAATTCAAGAGGGCCATAGCGAAGAGCCGTGATTCCGGCCTGAAGGGCGAAGACTGTGCGAGTGGGCGCAAAGGTGCGGTCGTTAAATGACACATCGAAACTGAACGGGCGGAGCGGTAGAATGTCCAGAACCGCTTCTTGCCCGGCCGCTTTACATGGCATCACCATGGCAAAGAAGAACAGGGCCACCCCAACATGGAACCCATGGGTCCGCAGCGGACCACCTCCCTCGCACTCTCCTTCATGAAGAGGCTGCCATTCATTCGACGCACGCTGAGCGACTCGAGCACCTTAGTCTTTCACGATCATGACTTCGGTCGCTTTGACTAAGGCAATCGCGGTATCTCCGATGCGGAGCCCGAGTGCGTCCAGCGCATCACGAGTGATCACGGCCGTAATCTTGTGGAAGCCAATGTCGACATCGATCTGTGCCATGATCGCGTCCCGCTTGATCGCCGTCACTCGACCGATGAGCTTATTGCGCCCACTGACATCATCGACGCCTGTGTTTTTTTTGCCCAGCCACCCGTCGAGCAACGATCTCGTAAACCGATATCGTCCCCCGATCTTGGGTGCCTCAATTTTCCCCTCCCAAATATACCGGTAGAAGGTCGGCAATGTCAGCCGAACATATCGTGCCGCTTCCCTAGCCGTGAGGACATTGCCCGTCATCTTTTTTGCCATCGTTGACTCCTATCGTCGAATTGACCATCCAGGAGCAATCTTTTATCAGATCGCTATCAATGGGGCTGACCGGTGATCAATAGAAAGAGGAGGAGAGCCACGATCGCTAGGGTGACTCTCCTCTCATCCGAAGGTGCTAAAACCCCATCGCACCCCTCCGGATGCAAAGGCCCCGCAGTGGGAGGGCATACTCGCTTGCCGGGCCTTTCTGATGTAGTCGTATTGGCCTTCCTACTTCTGTGTCGAAGGCACGCTCTTGATTGTTGGATGTCAATGCCGCATGCATTCCCACTCATTCAGCTCGAGCAGAGCCTCTCCTTGACTGGAAATCAGCTCAATCGCGTGAGGATCGACGACAATACTGACCGGATCCCATGTCCGGGGTGGACGACTTGCCCCGACGATAGGCACTGTGCACTTGAGAGCCCAACTCTCGCCATGAACTTTTGCGGTGATGACATATCCCCGTGAAGATGGTTCGATCAGCACGATTCGACCATACCAGCGATTCAAATGTTGTCTGCTCCGACGGAACAGCCCTGTTTCCAGGCGAACAGCCTCGGCAGGAACCAGGGCGATGACTTGTTGCCCCGCAAAGAAGCAACGTGCATCGTCGATCGGCAGCTTCACGCGGAGATCGGCTCGCCTTCCTACACGAATTCGCACGCAGCTTCGAGTCAGACCGACATGCCGAGAGTGAACCAGCCCCTCAGTCCAGTTGATGACCTGACTGTCCGACCGAGGTCCTTGTCCGGAAGTCGGGCTATTCCCCCAGATGTTTATGGCTATGAAATAGGGGTGTGCCATAGAAAAACTCCATCTATTCCACCAACTCTTCATTCAGCGCGACTGCTTTGATATGGGCGAATACCCGATCGCCAGGTTTTAACCCCAGAGTGACAAGCGATTTTCGAGTGATGGTGGCCACGAGCGGCGCTCCGATATCTAGAAGCACGTCTACTGAGGCCATGTCTATTTCGCGGATCTCTACGATCGTGGCCTTCAGAACGTTCAATACGCTGGTAGGACAATCGATCCGTCCTATGACCAGACTGACATCGCTGGAAAAGATGTGTACACGCATGACCTGCCCGACGACGACAGACTGAAGGGGCACAAATAGGTCATGGCTATTGAATTCCAATCGGGTCAGGCCGTACTCCACGTCATGAGCGGCGACACGGGCATCCAAGATTGCGCCGATCCGGTGCGCTCCAAAATGTCCTCGGAATTTCAGAGAAGTGAGCATCTCATTGAGCGGGCCGATCCCGGCGACCTTTCCCGCTTTCAACAGCACGATACGGTCGGCAAGTTGGAAGATTTCATTGACTGCATGACTGACGTAGATCACCGGAATGCGCAGCTCCTCATGAAGTCGACTGATGAACGGAAGGAGTTCCTGTTTGCGTTGAACATCAAGCGAGGCGAGCGGTTCATCCATTAACAGGAGCTTGGGGCTGGTCAACAACGCTCGACCGATCGCCACTCGCTGTTGTTCGCCCCCAGACAACTTATGAATGCGGCGTTCAAGCAGATGGCCGATGCCCAGAATATCGACCACCTGTTCGATAGCAATGCGGCGTTGCTCTGGAGGAATACGCTTGTACCCATACAGAAGGTTCGCGCGTACATCGTAATGGGGGAACAAGCGAGGCTCCTGAAACACATATCCGATCGGCCGTCTGTGAAGCGGCAGGCACAGACCCCTTTTCTCGTCCTGCCAGACATCGTTGCCGAACTGCATGAACCCGTCGGATGCGCGCTCCAGTCCAGTCAAGCATCGCAACAGCGTTGTCTTTCCAGACCCTGAATGGCCGAAGAGCACGGTGATGCCTGAGGCCGGCACGTCCAGATCGATGCCCAGCTGAAAGGTCGGATAGCGTACATGGAACTGTGCAATCAGTCGGCTCATGATGCATGGATGGGAAATCGTCGGTTGGCGACATAGACGGCCAACAGCACCAGAAACGAAAAGATCAGCATGAAAGCAGAGACGGCATGAGCCTGAGCGTATTCCATCACTTCGACATGTTCGAAGATGGTCGTGGAGAGGACACGCGTTTGTCCCGGGATCGACCCCCCGACCATCAGCACCACCCCGAACTCTCCAATCGTATGGGCAAACCCGAGCACGATCGCGGTGATATAGCCGCGCAGCGCGATCGGGGAGATCACGGTCAGAAAGGCGTCGAGTTTGGAAGCACGGAGCGACCAGGCTGCTTCCAAGGGAGCCTTGCCGGCGGCTTCAAAGGCGCCTTGCAGCGGCTGTATCACGAACGGCATTGAGTAAAAGACCGAGGCGATGACGAGACCGGTGAAGGTGAAGGCGAGCGAGAGATGGGCGATACGGCTGAACGGCCCGTATGGGCCCAGCGCGACGAGGATGTAAAATCCCAAGACGGTAGGTGGAAGCACGATGGGGAGCGCGACCGCGGCCTCCACGATGGGTCTGAACGGGGAACTGGTATGAGCCAGCCACCAGGCGATTGGCGTGCCTACAATCAGCAGAACGATCACGGTCATCGTCGCCAGCCGCAGGCTGACCGACAGGGCGCTCAGATGCATGTCTGTCAATGTGTCCATGCGTCCTCTCTACTTCAACTCATACCCAAAGCGTTCGATAATCGCCTTGGCGGGCGGACTGCCCACGAATTCCAGGAGGGCTTTGGCCCCGGGGTTCTTCTGGCCCTTCGTCAGCAAGATCACGTCCTGGTTGATCGGCTCGTGGAGCGTGGTGGGGACCTCCCACCGACTGCCCTTGTCCTTGAACTTGGCATCCATGACCTGAGACAAGGCCACGAACCCCAACTGCGCATTGCCCGATTCGATGAACCCCATGGTCTGACCAAGATTCTCTCCCATGACAATTTGAGGCTGTAAACTCTCCCAGAGTTCCAGCTTTTGCATCGTCTGCATCGCCGCGACTCCGTACGGCGCCGTTTTGGGATTCGCGATGGCCAGCTTTTTGTACTGTTTGGCCCGGAGCGTCTCTACTCCCTTGATCAGGTCGGCATTCGGACTCCACAGCACGAGCCGGCCGATCGCATAGGTAAAGCGGGTATCCTTGACGCCCAATCCCTCGTCTTCCAACAGTTTGGGCCGCTCCGCATCGGCAGAGAAAAATATGTCGAAGGGCGCGCCGTGCTTGATTTGTGCGTAGAAATTGCCGGAGGACCCTCCCGCCACCTTCAGCTGATGGCCGGTGGCTTTCTCGAACTCAATCGCGAGTTCACGGAACGGCGGAATGAAATTCGCCGCCACCGCCACCAGCACCGGCTCGGCGAAGGCCGGGGTCCCCGCCATCGTCACGAGGATCACCACACACGCTGTAAGAAGCCTCAGTATCATGGCCACTCCTTTCTAGATCCTGATTCGCATTTGAAAATAGAAGTAATCACTATCTTTGTTTCCTCCGGTCGGCATTTCGGCAAGGATCGTGGGACTGTCAAAATAGGATCCCTTGAACCAGTGTACGTAGCCGGCATCAAAGTCCAGATTCTTGTTGACGGCCCACCGGGCGCGCAGTTGCACATCCTGCCCCAGCGAGCTGCCGGAGTTCCCAGTGGGGTCCCGCAAGCCGGACTGGCCGAAGAAATCCTTGCTCTGGGCGAGATACCAGACGCGATGCTTGACTTCCAAAATCCAGCTAGGGTTGGGCGTGATGATCAGCCGCCACCCCGGCGACCAGAGGTTGGCTCTATAAAAAGGACCCCAGATGCTGGTGGGCATATATTCAAAGTTACGTGCGCCAAATAATGTATCGAACGATTCGTCCTGACTATCGCCCGGCTTGCGATCGCCGCTGGCATAGTCGAAGTGGAACAGGAGTCGGGGTGTCCACCGGACGTTGAACATATAGCCGAGATCCAGGTGTTGAAAATAGGCAAAGTGGTCCGTCACGCCTCGGTGACCGAACTGCCAGGTGGTCTCAATTTCATAATCCAGTTCTCCCGGTTTGGGGTTTTTATAGAGGCGACCGCCGAACGTGGAATAGGTGCGATGGTTGGCCACATTCGCCACGCGTATATCGTTCAGTCCCAAGTAGTAGGCGTCCATCTGGAACCAGGGGAAATGCTGGCCCTCGAAGTAGGTCCCCCAAAAGAGCGTATTCTTGTTTTGCTGGTCCATCTGCTCCATGAGTCGGATAACCGGCTCCACGACGAATGCCCTGACCTGCCAGAGCTTCTCCCGACCGATTAGCCAATGGAAGCCATCAAACGAGTTTGAGGTGTTTCGAAAATCGTTTCTGGCAATCATCCGTCGGTTGCCGACATCCATGGTCATCCGTCCAAAATGGAAATCGGTCCGCAGTCCAGTCCCCAGTACATTGTCCAATTTCAATGCTCCAAACAGCTGGAGAATATCGAATTCATTGACCATGGTGGTGTCGCGGAAAGATCCCTCGGCTCCACTAAGAAGAAACGAACGGGAATCGTTACCCTCGAACAGAAATCGCACTGGTCCGTTGCCTCCTAATCCAAAACGAACTCGCGACCGCAGAGGAACTTGTGTATCCGGCGCCCCGTCCCCGGGGACTTGGCTTACTCGCCAGGGGTGATCATACGACTCAATTCTGCTCCGTTGCTCAAGTCCCAGGTCGAGCCAGTCGGGAAGGCGCAGCCCGGTTTTGAGGTATCGATTCCAATCTATGTCCTTCCGGCGATTGAGGACCGCATCGGCCGGCTCAATCCAGTTCTTGCCGGTCTGATCGGAGACGGCAAAATAGCGCTCGTGGCTAATCCATCCCGTATCCCGCATGTACTTGAACACCGGATCTTCCGTGTTCTTGAAAACCCAGGGTCCGCACGGGATTTCGACGGACCGCCCCGAACTGATGATGGGGGCGGTGGGGAGGCACACCTCGTCCTCGACCAGTTCCCCATACTCGACGGCCTTGGCCGTGGTCGTTCCTAAGAACAGGACCGGCACCGTGAGCAAGACCCACCATAGCGATTTCTTCGACATCGATTCTTCCCTTCTTCCGATTGCGACAGCGCCTGTGTTTTCTCACGAATGGTCAGGCGACCCGTAGCACATGGACCCTCCCGGTTTCGCTGGTGTCGTATCCTCCCAAGGCTTCGATCTCGTTTCGAAATGGTCCGCTGACGATAGTCTCAAACAAGTGAGCTAAGGTCGGATGGGATTGTAAGTATGGCTTAGGGACAACCAGGTCGTAGCGCGCGGTTTGGAGTGGAATGAAATCGAGTCCAAAGAGTTGCGCCGCCGAACGAATTCCAATTCCAACGTCAGCCTGGCGCTCCGCGATGACTCGAGCCACCTCAAAATGAGAGGATACGATCCGGTCGTATCCTTGAACGTGAGTCGGCTCTACGCTTGAGGCTCGTAATCGTTGATCGAGCAGCAGCCTTGCACCCGAGCCTTCTTCCCGATTGACCAAGACCACTGAGCGCTCAGCGAGGTCGGCTGTCGTGCGAATGGACA includes the following:
- a CDS encoding DUF3365 domain-containing protein produces the protein MIKGSANRLKDYEETELVMIVPSKAFLLLALALILLWPSIGSAQASHKEAEQAAELLATFLNAGRVIVERNQPLINDPRKGDKRFTPEVFQQLVLDEFLQQTHIDLKHPPSSLPSPTIDLLSMLLLASKEVVADAQLVINQRGIGYKNFIPASFGSQAARKFSKRSKVTIKQTALDPRNLKNAPDAYEETALKRLADEPASSAPIVEWVDGGRLLRTLMPIYYTEDCLVCHGKPKGILDISGYPREGAQVGELAGAISIQIPSDHR
- the modA gene encoding molybdate ABC transporter substrate-binding protein; this translates as MKQRFLTWYLFVLASTAVIPAFAEQVLVAVAANFVPPFHEVATEFEQSTGHHVEIAAGSSGNLYSQIKNGAPFDVFFSADNKRPKRLEEGGFGVEDSRFTYALGRIALWSPNADLVKGEETLSSKNFTRLAIANPKTAPYGLAAMQALQALRIWEKLQPGNVIIVGENLGQTMRFIESGNAELGFVALSQVMDPKFKGKGSRWDVPTNLHEPIKQDAILLTKGKDNSAAKALMEFMSGPQAKAIIERYGYYLK
- the modC gene encoding molybdenum ABC transporter ATP-binding protein gives rise to the protein MSRLIAQFHVRYPTFQLGIDLDVPASGITVLFGHSGSGKTTLLRCLTGLERASDGFMQFGNDVWQDEKRGLCLPLHRRPIGYVFQEPRLFPHYDVRANLLYGYKRIPPEQRRIAIEQVVDILGIGHLLERRIHKLSGGEQQRVAIGRALLTSPKLLLMDEPLASLDVQRKQELLPFISRLHEELRIPVIYVSHAVNEIFQLADRIVLLKAGKVAGIGPLNEMLTSLKFRGHFGAHRIGAILDARVAAHDVEYGLTRLEFNSHDLFVPLQSVVVGQVMRVHIFSSDVSLVIGRIDCPTSVLNVLKATIVEIREIDMASVDVLLDIGAPLVATITRKSLVTLGLKPGDRVFAHIKAVALNEELVE
- a CDS encoding transporter substrate-binding domain-containing protein, with the translated sequence MAWIVSFCIIKRLRLSLVLMMLIVILQGCGLLYDAVELIHPLTREALSSICSRAQLRVGISVEPFRPFVFPAVYTDEGIRVTGLDVELIREIGDALTAYCGGATPIVPVLYLTRFRDLFIKMTEGQLDLFISSVSGTVPGAYPPGLWFSSPYFHEDGIAAIIQKPEVVERVWAQFRKQNGKLNTLAAVQEGFAGLTVAVQKGRSSHLYAEANLKRIHMVICDSLPASVETKDLNIDVILTNHSILEYVTKRVWQDWRLLRQNDGSPLILTHEDLSIVTSDDHRRLQWFLNNLLFHLEESGRLRQMRRKWVEEEYAPTRRAATEGLPLEVTQIPQHYDQGQCQPAEGL
- the modB gene encoding molybdate ABC transporter permease subunit, which produces MDTLTDMHLSALSVSLRLATMTVIVLLIVGTPIAWWLAHTSSPFRPIVEAAVALPIVLPPTVLGFYILVALGPYGPFSRIAHLSLAFTFTGLVIASVFYSMPFVIQPLQGAFEAAGKAPLEAAWSLRASKLDAFLTVISPIALRGYITAIVLGFAHTIGEFGVVLMVGGSIPGQTRVLSTTIFEHVEVMEYAQAHAVSAFMLIFSFLVLLAVYVANRRFPIHAS
- a CDS encoding alginate export family protein, producing the protein MSRRIFWCVLLTVPLLIGPERAKAVEHGDVIQKKDGTWVFKNTEDPVFKFMRDTGWITTEKYFTVSSQTGKNWIEPADAILNVRREVDWRRYLKTGLHLPDWIDLGLEQRTRFESVSHPWRVIQVPGNGATDAQIPLRSRVRFGLGGNGPVRFLFEGQDSRSFLISGEPGNFRDTTTVNEFDALQLFGALKLDNVLGTGLRTDFHFGRWTSDFGRRRLISRNNFRNTTNSFDGFHWQIGQEQLWRLRAFVVEPVIRNTEQLDHQNSNSLFWGTYFEGHHFPWFRMDAYYLGLNDRRVANVANHRTYSTFGGRLYKDPKPGEPDYEIETTWQVGTLGVTNHFAFLNHLDIGYTFDFPWTPRLLFHYDYASGDRQPGDSQNGSFDTLFGSRNFEYMRTGIWGPFYRTNLQSPGWRVILTPTPNWFLEVKHRVWFLAQSKDFFGQSGLRDPTGQSGTSLGQDVELRAQWIISSNLDFDFGYAHWFKGSYFDSPIIIAQMPTGGNKDSDYFFAAIRVRI
- a CDS encoding TOBE domain-containing protein, whose product is MKLSARNQFQGTVTRITEGQAMAEVTVKVGTLEFVAAITEGSVKSMGLKVNDSVTVAIKATEVMVGK
- a CDS encoding TOBE domain-containing protein; amino-acid sequence: MAKKMTGNVLTAREAARYVRLTLPTFYRYIWEGKIEAPKIGGRYRFTRSLLDGWLGKKNTGVDDVSGRNKLIGRVTAIKRDAIMAQIDVDIGFHKITAVITRDALDALGLRIGDTAIALVKATEVMIVKD